ttttcatggtttcctcctttctgttgattgtttttaatcttgattgtttttaatggcacttttatgaatgcctggcattgaattgtgccaatctgtaatccaccttgagtcaccgtatAGCTGAggaaggcaggctataaatatcataaataaataaataaacttttgtcACTTTATACAGCAGGAAGCCTAGATTGGCTAGACCTGAACTAATCTCAGGGCCTTACCAGGCGGACTAGAAATCTGTGagggactgggttgttgttgttgttcttgttgttgttgttgttgttgttgttgttattattatatttatgcccCACAGGAAATTCAAAGCAGGTTCACATAAAAGAATcatcatacaatttaaaatatacaaatatgtaaacattaaaacaggaataaatataaacagcattttaaaagtgggttgttgtaggtttttaaagaagactccagcaaagcattccagcggggaagcatgtggggaatgtggaagtgcttcatcagcgtcgcagatggatgatgaaagcgacagctcccctggcagccagaaaaagttaaatagcctctgtgtatgtctgtatatgtttgtatgtcaaaaattggcattgaatgtttgccatatatgtgtacactgtaatccgccctgaggggtgagaagggcggaatataaaagctgtaaataataaataataaataaataatagtttgctcttctccacactctcatgtcatggattccactttgtagccccatttcttaagattggctctgcatctcgtggtgccagagcgcagtctgttcagcaccttccaagacgcccagttttctgtgtgcccaggagggagtctctcatttggtatcggccattgattgaggttctgggtttgagcctgccacttttggactctcgcttgctgaggtgttccagcgagtgtctctgtagatcttagaaaactatttcttgatttaagtcgttggtgtgctggccgatgcccaaacaagggatgagctggagatgtttctgccttggtcctttcactattggctgctacttcccggcggatgtcaggtggtgcaataccggctaaacggtgtattttctccagtggtgtagggcgcagacaccccgtgataatgcggcatgtctcattaagagccacatccactgttttagtgtggtgagacgtgttccacactaggcgtgcatactcagcagcagagtagcatagcgcaagggcggatgccttcactgtgtctggttgtgatccccaggttgtgccagtaagctttcgtatgatatcgtatgatattgtttctagcacccactttctgCCAgaagtcagtgtggtgtagtggtgcGATTGCTAAACCAGGCTCTgggagaccaggtttcaaatccctgcttagccatagATATTTACTCTTGTCACTGAGCAAGCTGCTCAATCTCAGGGAAGGCAGTGACAAATCTCCTTGGAATAAATCCTGGCAAGAAAGCCCTAGGAGAGGACGCCGTAAGTCGCCATTGACTTGAAGCcatacaacaacagtaacaaagaCTTGTCAATAATACTTGTGAAAAATTATTTTCAAGATCTTTACCTTTTTGGGAGCAGTAACAGTTTGAGCCACATTCTGAAAGTTTCGACGAGCAGCTGGATCCGGGATTAAATCCAATGATTGAAGGGTTGTTAATTGATTTACAAAGAAGAGATACAATACCTCTGTCATTCCCTTCACCCACCCCATGTTAAAGCATCTCTCAAGACAATTAACTGATGGTCAGGTTAAGCCTCTTAACTCCTCTGGGGTATTAACACGGCCAGAATAGCCAGCAGGCTCTGTGTCAGatgggaaaacaaaacaatagaaGAAAAGGAGAATTCGCTTAAGAAGACTTTTTCCCCCATCCCTGGAAAGGAGCTTAGAGACTCTCTACTTAGAAGTATTGAGTTGGGTGTGGTTTACTCCAAGGTAAGTGTGTGTTAGGATTTGTAGCCTTAGGTTTTAGTTAGCGTGGACTGCCATAAATTGGGAGtcatattgtattgtcaaaggctttcatggccagaatcactgggttgctgtgagttttccaggctgtatggccatgttccagaagcactctctcctgatgtttcatccacatctatggcaggcatcttcagatgttgtgaagatacctgccatagatgtggatgaaacgtcagtgtgttttttgttgttgttggtttttttttttgtcgtgtcaggagtgactcctggtgtgagagaattggccgtctgcaaggatgttgcttagcggacgcctggatgatttgatgtttttatcatccttgtgggaggcttctctcatgtccctgcatgaggagctggagctgatagagggagctcatccacctctccccggattcgaacctgcgacctgtcgatcttcagtcctgccggcagaggggtttaacccactgcgccaccggggactccgaaacgtcagtagagagtacttttggaacatggccatacagcccgaaaaactcacagcaacctagtgattctggccatgacaaccttcgacaacacagatcTAAGGCTACCTCTCCCCATTTCTCTTacactagaacagtgtttctcaacctgggggtcgggacccctgagggggtcacgaaggggtgtcagaggggtcgccaatgaccatcagaaaacacagtattttctgttggtcatgggggttctgtgtgggaagtttggcccaatactatcattggtgggattcagaacgctccttaattgtaggtgaactataaatcctagtatctacaactcccaaatgtcaaagtctattttccccaaaccccatcagtgttcacattggggcatattcagtatctgtgccaagtttggtccagatccatcattgtttgagcccacagtgatctctggatgtaggcgaactacaactcccaaactcaaggtcaacgcccaacaaacccttccagtattttctgttgatcatgggagttctctgtgccaactttggttcaattccattgttggtggggttcagaatgctctttgtttacatgttaactataaatcccagcaactacaactcccaaatgacaaaatcaatccctccgccaaccccaccagtattcaaatttggtcatatttgtgccaaatttgctccagtgaatgaaaatacatcctcagatcattatttacatggcgattcataatgttagggttatggttgggggtcaccacaacatgaggaactgtattaaggggtcgtggcattaggaaggttgagaaccactgcactagaataTATAGCAAGAAAGGGAGGGTGTGTGCGTTTGTCGGTGTATATATGTCCCttaaagttgcctgttgactatAGCAGtttcattaatttcataaggTTCTCCTaggtttgccattaccttcctctaaaatacagcCTACAGAACCTGGTATTCCCATCCAGGTACGAagtagggctgaccctgcttagcttccaaaatagaCAGGATCTGATGGCTTCGGGATATTTAGATTCACTCCATGAATACTGTTTGAGTTTTGAGTGGTCTTTGGAAGAGAggaagcaggatagaaatacttgTGCTAATGCTACTAAAAAAAACCTTATTGTGTgcactttttttgtcgtgtcaggagtgacttgagaaactgcaagttgcttctggtatgagagaattggccgtctgcaaggacgttgcccaagggacgcccggatgttttgatgttttatcatccttgtgggaggcttctctcatgtccccacatgaggagctggagctgatagagggagcttgtccgcgctctccccggtttcgaacttgcgacctgtcggtcttcagtcctgccgacacaggggtttaacccactgcgccactggggcctCCCCTGTATGCACTCAAATCCCAGGTACAACTTTACTGCTGGTATGTTGAAATGCAATGAAATCATATCCTTGCAAAATAAACGGAAAGTTGTTCGTATACTTAGTTGACCAATCACTCTTCATGCCCGCTGCTGATGCAATGGGATTAAATTTGGACTGGCAACGATTTGCCAGTCATTGTTaactctaagatcatccggggaggccctcctttcggtcccaccaccgtcacaagtacggtttGTGGGGACgcgagagagagccttctcagtggtggccccctgcctctggaacaacCTCACCAGAGAAATTAGACAAGCCCCATCCCTCCTTTTGTAAGTGCTTGAAGACCTGCTTGTAGACCTGGTggcttcaacaagcctttgagattactagttctagctcagccctagaCAATGTTGAATATgtccttattcttcctaccaattacccaggtcacttcctctaataggccccggaaatgaacagccatagaccctGCTATAacactgcacttaattcccgggccccctagaatttttgagcttgcactaatctcgGCCCAGCCTTGAACagacaggattacttttaatatatatgtgttatggcaatgatttttatgcttatattgttttgttaatcttaggttatgttgtttactctgtatgaattgatgatgttacttggaaaccgctctgagtcccctcagggagatagagcggcatataaataataatataataatatataataaacctttatttgtaccccgctaccatctcctgcaggactcggtgcggcttacaagaggccgagcccaaagtacatcattaacaaaaacacaacagacaacaatacaatgcaacaatacataagcaaacaataaaacagtaacaacagcacaacactgttaaaaacctgtggcagggccaaatgtaatagttaaaattctaaaaatgctgggcatgtccaggtgaggtagactggatattttgggaatagaagggtgtgcagacaattctaactctctcataaagtgcattagggacaattgcttgggattccttaatctgggaaggcacactggaacatccatgttttcaagctccttctgaagactgccagtgtaggggagtgcctgatgtccttggggagggagttccagagtcgggggggccactatcgaggaggccctgtccctcgtccccaccaatcgtgcttgcgatgctggtgggatcgtgagcagggcctcaccagatgaacgaagggatcgtgtgggttcgtatacggaaatgcggtcacgcaggtaggtgggtcccaaaccatttagggctttgtaggtaagcacctgcaccttgaattgagcccggaaaatgaacggcagccaatggagctccttgaacaggagggttgacctctctctgtaagaagcaccagttaacagccgttgaaccaactgaaatttccggcccgtcttcaagggcagccccacgtagagtgtgttacagtagtccaatctggaggtgactaaggcatggaccaccctggccagatccaccttcatgaggtacagtcgcagttggcacacgagtctcagttgtgcaaaggccctcccggccaccgctgataTATATTGTTTATTATCTATCTTGGGACCTCGCCACCACATCAGCAAACATTTGGGGTCTAAACTTTTACCTTTAGTCATACAATTAAAGGGATAGATTGTAATCATTTGTGAATAGGGCCAacaattttcatagaatcatagagttgtggtGCTTGGTGAGCTATGCCACTTTATTTGTGCGTTTGTGTATGtgatttgttctttttctttctttcttttgtttgtttctccCTACCCCTCCTTTATACGCTCTTTGCCATTTATGATTTGGGGCTCACCCATCTATGAGGTTATAGTGTGTGTTTATACTGCTCACCCGCTCAGTCACTCCGTCACAATGGCAGAGAGTCTGGCAAAATGGTGGGAGGTTTTGGCTGTTTGCATGGAAATTTTCCATGGAGTGTCACTTGATATTATTGTGTTTGGAGCTAACAGGCTGGCATTTCATCTGGTTGGGAACTGCTTTTCCCCAAGAGAAATTCAACAGCTTGCCAGCTACTACCACTCCGCCAAAGGCAATAGAGCTGTCCCATGGAGTTACTTTTATGCAGAAATTGATAATAAGAAACAAATTAGAAGGATTGATTTATAGATGACTGGCAGCCCTTTTGGCAATTCCTACAGGACCTTGGAGAAAAAATTACAGTTGGTTTGAAAAGTGATGTTTGGTGATTACAAAAAATCAGTAGTAATACATATTGGGGCTTTTTGTTTacacaatatgaatgggttcctgaattagtaagctcaacaaatatcccacttatacagaaaataataGAATTAAGCGTATAATTATATAAACTTGTTATATATTCACAATAATCAGAAGCAATATtatatggttttgttttttttttacaattactCTGAAAAGGTATTAAGTTTAAAAatgccggtccatttccgagcaccattcaaagtgctggtcttggcctataaagccctatacgtctctggcccagcttacttgtctgaacgtatctccctctatgttccgcctcgtagtctaagatctgccggtgaggccctgctcttggtcccaacaGCTTCGcaaacgcggctggtggggacgagggacagggccttctcggtggtgacccccccacctgtggaatttgtTCCCCAGCGAcattagatcggcatcctccctcctttctttcagaagaaaactgaagacgtggttgtggatccaggcttttggctaatggatataacggcacctgaaTAGTAAATTGGACCAGacgattgttataatggaaatgcctttatgattggataactaatgttgttttaacgtattatattgtatgattttattttgcttttataattgtaattattgtggcatcgaatcgttgccattgttagccgctctgagtccccctgcgggggtgagaagagcgaggtagaaatgctgtaaataaatctataaatctatataaataaaaatgtaatggtcgtttgtgggattaacataactcaaaaaccactggacgaactaacccaaggagtgaccaccactcaaaaaactgattttgtcatttgggagttgtagttgctgggatttatagtttacttgcaatcaaagagcattctgaactccaccagtgaaggaattgaaccaaacatggcacacaggactcccatgaccaacagaaatcactagaagggtttgttgggcattgaccttgagtttgggagttgtagttcactacattcagagaacactgtgtactcaaacaatgatggatctggaccaaacttggcacgaatattccatgtgcccaaatatgaacacagatggggttaggggaaatagatcttgacatttgggagttgtagttactgggatttatagttcacctacaatcaaagagcattctgaaacccatcaacgacagaattggggcaaacttcccacacagaacccccatgaccaacagaaaatactcaaggccatccagtccaactcccttcaccagggcaagaaaacgtaatcaaagccctcctgacaaagagccatcaagccatagatatagatagatatatatgattcacacacatacagtatcatagatttgaaagggacccttaaagatggacaattatatgttgcatgttccagactaggcaaaccaaacaatctccacatcgacactgacaaagaaacagcaagaaatactgtttacccacaagcagaaagaaattacatatattagaaacaaacactttctaattactttattttccagatcaccagactgggccacagcaacgcgtggcaggggacgactagtaaaataataaataaaaaccatataatattgcttgtgattactgtgaatttgaTCAGTATAACAAgtttatataattataaattgggagggatagccaatactccagaggacaggagcaggattcaaaacgatcttgacagattagagagatgggccaaaactaacaaaatgaagttcaacagtgacaaatgcaagatactccactttggcaggaaaaacgaaatgcaaagatacagaatgggggaatatgcctggctcgagagcagcacgtgtgaaaaagatcttggagtcctcatggacagcaagttaaacatgagtcagcaatgtgatgtggtggcaaaaaaagccaatgggattttggcctgcatcaataggagcatagtgtctagatctagggaagtcatgctccccctctattccgctttggttagaccacacctggaatattgtgtccaattctgggcaccacaattcaagagaaatattgacaagctggaatgtgtccagaggagggcgactaaaacgatcaagggtctggagaacaagtcctatgaggagcggcttaaggagctgagcatgtttagcctgaagaagagaaggctgaggggagatatgatagccatgtataaatacatgagaggaagccacagggaggagggagcaagcttgttttctgcttccctggagactaggatgcggaacaatggcttcaaactacaagaaaagagattccatctgaacattaggaagaacttcctgactgtgagagccattcagcagtggaactctctgccccggagtgtggtggaggctccttctttggaagcttttaaacagaggctggatggccatctgtccagggtgatttgaatgcaatattcctgcttcttggcagggggttggactggatggcccatgaggtctcttccaactctttgattctatgattctatgatatgtcttTGTTAGATTATATGGAATATCTGCCTGTTTTACTTTTGAATATTATTGTTAATGTTCTTTGACCCTGTGGATTCATGGGATGCCAGATGGCTGCCAGGTGTCTCAACCTCTCAGTGTGGCTTCTTGTGGTCAGGGGTGTCTGGCACAGGGGCTTTCCAGTCAATGGAAAACTGGCAATTGTTCATGTGCGTAAATGTAATGTACAGTAGGAAACTGCTTCCAACTTCATCTGGTGCCTCTGAAGACCCTCCTCCAAAACAGGGGGTGTATCTTGtcaaattaatgaagtttgacaatacttgaatgttatagaatcctgggagttgtgccagcactctctggcagagatGGCTCAAGAACTTGCAAAACTAAACCGCTCCAGacttcacagcattgagccatggcaatttaaaCGGTGTCGAGATGCGTTAGGAACACCCAGAGTCAAAAATTTCTTATAGGTTTATAATCAATGCAGATCTGATTAGCATTCAGGTATTTCTGCTCTTTATGAGGATTTTAAAggttaaaggtagtcccctgacattaagtccagtcatgtctgactctggggtgtggtgctcatctccatttctaagtcgaagagccggcgttgtccgtagacacctccaaggtcatgtggccggcatgactgcatggagcgctgttaccttccgtcggaacgatacctattgatctactcacattgcatgttttcgaactgctaggtcggcagaagctagggctgacagcggaagctcacgccgctccccggaatcgaacctgcaatctttcgatcaacaagctcagccgctcagtgctttaacccactgcgccaccaggggctcctctttaTGAGAATAAAAACCCTAAAAGAGGGAGCTGAATAACCAGTCATTCAGTAAAACCTAGGAAAAAtgtataactcccagaatcacctatttagttattatttactagccatcccctgccatgcgttgctgtggcccatgtgggtgttctgtgtgagaggtttggcccaattcttttgttggtggggttcaaaatgctctgtgattgtagttgaacaataaatcccagcaactacaactcccaaatgtcaagattctagtttccccaaactccaccagtgttcacatttgggcatattgagtatttgtgtagagtgtggtccagatcgggggggctcaacccattacgcaaagtaagcatttgcagtatagttgattttgcccaggggcgctcttgggggaaaatagaccttgacatatgcgagttgtagttactgagatgttacatacaatcaaagagcattctgaactccaccaatgatggagtttaaccaaatatggcacacagaactcccacgacgaacagaaaatatatatcagtgattggtttgggggggggggggagaaatactgtttgcttaccgttgaaaattacctagggtcgcctctggtccagatccatcattgtttgagtccacagtgatctctggatgtaggtgaactacaaatccaaaaaccgtggagacgagagacagagaCTTCTCGACGGTGGCCCCTCcatatagatattagatcagccacctcccttttaacattccggaaaaaagtcaagacactTTTTGAACAaacgtttgcaaatgcagagtaactgacataggaaaatggaacgactagatcaggggtcctcaaactttttaaacagagggccagctcacagtctctcaaactgttggagggccagattataatttgaaaaaaacatgaattcctatgcacactgcacatatcttacttgtagtgcaaaaaaaacccaacatttgtagtgcaaaaacacaaaacaatacaataattaaaatgaagaacaattttaacaaatataagcttattagtatttcagtgggaagtgtgggcctgcttttggctgatgagataggatggttgttgttgttgttgttgtgtgctttcaagtcgtttcagacttaggttgaccatgagcaagggccgggtaaatgaccttggggggccgtatccagccctcgggctgtagtttgaggaccccagttCTAACCTGTATTTTTGTGTCTTCTTTACCATCTCCAGATTCCACTAAGTTGCCCTGCTGTTCCTCTTGATTGCACCAAATGACTGAAAATCCGATGGGATCCTAACAGAGGCATCCTCACGGGCCCTCGCTGTAACCAGTGCTGGGGAAGTGTGACCAAGCCATGGGGAGTATCTACCAGTTCTACTTCGACACGTCGAAGATCTTTGAGCACTACAACTACACCAAGGATAAGCTGGAGAATGATGAGTCCCCTTCCCTCCCCAGTACCGCTGTTGCCATTATTGTACTTTGCTGCTTCATCATCTTGGAGAACCTGCTGGTGCTTATCTCTGTCTGGAGGAACAAGAAGTTCCACTCTGCAATGTTCATCTTCATTGGCAACCTGGCCTTTTCGGACCTGTTGGCAGGCTCGGCCTTCATTGCCAACGTTGTCCTTTCAGGCCCGGCCACCTTCCACCTCACCCCAGTCCAGTGGTTTGTGCGGGAGGGCACTGCCTTTGCTACACTGGCTGCCTCAGTCTTCAGCTTGTTGGCCATTGCCATAGAGCGACATGTGGCCATCACCAAGGTGAAGGTCTATAGCAGTGACAAGAATTGCCGGATGGTGTTCCTAATTGGAGCCTGTTGGGTCATCTCCGCTGCCATCGGTGGGCTACCCATCCTTGGTTGGAACTGCATGGCTGATCTGGAAAAATGCTCCACTGTCCTCCCTCTTTACTCCAAACAGTACATCCTCTTTGTGGTCTTGATCTTCACCATCATCCTCTTCTCCATTGTGATCCTCTACGTCCGGATCTACCGCATTGTCCGTTCCAGCCATGCTGAGATGGCCGGCTCCCAAACAGTGTCCTTGCTTAGGACTGTCACCTTTGTCCTGGGAGCGTTCATCATCTGCTGGTTGCCAGCCTTCATCATTCTCTTGGTGGACGTCTCTTGCGCCACGAAGTCATGCCCCATCCTTTACAAGGCGAAATACTTCTTTGCCTTTGCTACCCTCAATTCAGCCATCAACCCACTCATCTACACCCTCCGCAGCAAGGACATGAGGAAGGAGTTCCTGCGAGTGCTCTGCTGCTGGGGGATGATGGGGCAGGGGAAGCCCTCCGAGCGTTGCATGATCCCTCTCCGCAGCTCCAGCTCCTTGGACCGCTGCACACAAAAACAGGACCTCCCCACTTCACCTTTCATGAAGGAGCATTCCACGTTTGTGTGAAAAGACACAAGGGAGGGGACTACATAGTAGGAAGAAGGAAAGCAGTGGGGTGAGATAGGCCCCAGAGAAGGCGGTACAAAGGCAATGTGGTACAAGGTGTGTGAAAAGAACATCTTGGTGATCAGATACACCAAGCGTGGACTGAAATGGAGATGTCCATGTGTTCACTAGACCTGCACAGTATTATAACTTTCTGTTTgacgtgtgtgtgagagagagagaagtgactGAATGACTGACTAATGGGCTGACTGACTTAAAGTGTGGGGTAGCTGTAAAGCTATCAATATGGTACGATTTCTCTGCTCTAGCAGGGGCTTTGCCACTCTGAACATCCGCATTTTTGTCTGTCCTATAGCTGAGGATCAAACTAGACCTTAAGTAGGATGGGCACTCCCTCTTAAGGAAAACTTTTCTTCCCTGTGGTGGGATTTCCTCAGAGATAATCCATTTTGGCCATCAGACTTATCAATGCAACTTAGTTTTATGTGCCAGCAATCATTAACAAAGCAAAGCTCAAGAAATGCAAGGTATGCAGATGAGGAAAAGTACTTGCGACAACAAACATGTTATCTAGTTTGACCCTCAGAAACAtgctttcatctttcctttcttccaaaaatgttcttttcttctttcctatgAAGCAGTAACCAGTCACTGTCATATTTTTCTGATTTGTCCATAGCAGGTTCTTAAGGGGGGGTCTTGAAAATGAAGACTGACATTTTAAAGCAACAAGGACAGTTTGTTAGCTCCAGGGCTGCATGCAGTGCAAAGATGCAAATGTGTTCACCATATTTGTTTCCTGCTCCGGGCTCGATCAAACTGGTTTTTCAGGCTTTCTGCACATTTCAATTACAGCAAGGGAGGAAAAATCAGGCCAGTTGTTCCTTTTATAAAGGAGAGGCAAGTTATAGTCCAACATGGCCAAGAATGGCTGCTTGAAGAAGGTGAATTTGGGGTCTTATGGGAGAAAGAACATGAGTTTCAGCGGGGCAAGAGTCCtggaaatacgaggggtattttttaagtaaggtccgttggaacataagtatacaacaaaa
This genomic interval from Anolis sagrei isolate rAnoSag1 chromosome 2, rAnoSag1.mat, whole genome shotgun sequence contains the following:
- the S1PR2 gene encoding sphingosine 1-phosphate receptor 2: MGSIYQFYFDTSKIFEHYNYTKDKLENDESPSLPSTAVAIIVLCCFIILENLLVLISVWRNKKFHSAMFIFIGNLAFSDLLAGSAFIANVVLSGPATFHLTPVQWFVREGTAFATLAASVFSLLAIAIERHVAITKVKVYSSDKNCRMVFLIGACWVISAAIGGLPILGWNCMADLEKCSTVLPLYSKQYILFVVLIFTIILFSIVILYVRIYRIVRSSHAEMAGSQTVSLLRTVTFVLGAFIICWLPAFIILLVDVSCATKSCPILYKAKYFFAFATLNSAINPLIYTLRSKDMRKEFLRVLCCWGMMGQGKPSERCMIPLRSSSSLDRCTQKQDLPTSPFMKEHSTFV